One window of Plasmodium berghei ANKA genome assembly, chromosome: 5 genomic DNA carries:
- a CDS encoding N-acetyltransferase, GNAT family, putative, giving the protein MKKKVDNRIKTLVENNIAIGQRSMFIVIGDEGKNVVMNFYFLLNRLITNNRSLNILWCYRKKLDFCTSKKKRFREMKKKIKKGTFDTQIDNNFDSFLNNANIRYCFYKETQNILGKTYSMCILQDFSYITPNILCRCIETVIGGGIIIFLINKLEELKDIYNLTLNYHKKYNMNGKCNVYNNYIYRFFRSLNTCKNAMFIDDEMNILPLNDNHLNITKILNENSQNMGIYSGKKNNNETLFEKSATLGGFLSPDKKMLAKKLEFLEEKCEVLEKKREEKKISLYSSKFYNNKVNITNEKVEINETQNMQNNLNEIDNDAQYAFLDKNIIKLFKICLSIDQLEILINICKILRNDNEKKKNIKEILFNLLANRGRGKSATLGLILSLSIYFNYSNIITCSGNNDSVHTIFEFLDKGLNILGYNEFKDYEKIYVNGKIKEIIIFKNIKYLKQKIRYLDIIENDNIPNCELMIIDEAACIPIDILKNKIKGEITILSTTLNGYEGTGKTFTFKLLKQLKKKFVTQLTYDDFKQIKYLYFDKAFIDITLKSPIRYSYDDQVENWLNNFLCLNCNETFSIKNNLLSSPSKCQLFFVNKNVFKNYNQTSENLLKKIMTLFITSHYKNTPNDLIMILDSQQHHLFVLISSSIDTNTISVNNIDQIDIYGVIHCSIDGIIDQSKIKKIVKVEDISQIVKEKKNMTVQDGNNENAKQNDGDDEQEVTGNDENSNVISNHMLKNEIEGNLIPYIISDYFNYYFYNYIGIRIVRISIHPSMQNLNYGSELLKKVYEYYSLYNDPKRNIINSTENEKENVIFCQCSGETIYFDNKLKRIDYIGTCFGLTKNLLIFWKKNNYIPVYLKQQKNEITGEFSALMLRHINPKLKNIFITFYYDFVRTFCNLLPYSFKRLESFIIYNLLNDNYNLLSNPPRVSRINDLKQVIQKEDENISINEKTQKTRDDDSEENIDLENNDIITSFYNKKEKLNEENIFYFFHANDICRLKRYVLESRSSQELLYLMDTIAKLILFKKVKIDLSILEYTILYAVSFQKKTFAEISDEIQININQTNAIFRKIIHRFYNYINAIMEKQIEKEVNEEFEQKLKKKKKRLANSELPSNEYAEELEQNSNNIKKKQKKEKMALIQQFNLSGSIKRKHINLKDNA; this is encoded by the exons atgaagaaaaaggTAGATAATCGAATAAAAACGCTtgttgaaaataatattgccATAGGGCAACGAAGTATGTTTATAGTTATAGGGGATGAAGGAAAAAATGTTGttatgaatttttattttttattaaatcgattaattacaaataatagatcacttaatattttatggtgttatagaaaaaaactCGATTTCTGTAcaagcaaaaaaaaaagatttcgtgaaatgaaaaagaaaataaaaaaaggaacATTCGACACACAAATAGATAACAACTTTGATtcctttttaaataatgcaaatatacgatattgtttttataaagaaacacaaaatattttaggAAAAACATATTCTATGTGTATACTTCAAGacttttcatatataactccaaatatattatgtagaTGTATTGAAACTGTGATTGGTGGTggaattataatatttttaataaataaattagaagaattaaaagatatatataatttaacaTTAAActatcataaaaaatataatatgaatgGAAAATGTAatgtttataataattatatttatcgtTTTTTTCGATCTTTAAATACTTGTAAAAATGCTATGTTCATTGATGAtgaaatgaatatattaccACTTAATGATAaccatttaaatattacaaaaatattaaatgaaaattctCAAAATATGGGAATATATtctggaaaaaaaaataataatgaaactCTATTTGAAAAATCAGCAACCCTAGGGGGGTTTTTATCCCCTGACAAAAAAATGCttgcaaaaaaattagaattTTTAGAGGAAAAATGTGAAGTacttgaaaaaaaaagagaagaaaaaaaaatatctttatattcatcaaaattttataataataaagtaaatataacaaatgaaaaagtcgaaataaatgaaacacaaaatatgcaaaataatttaaatgaaatagaCAATGATGCGCAATATGCATTTCttgacaaaaatataataaaactttttaaaatatgctTAAGTATCGATCAACTCgaaattttgataaatatatgtaaaatattacGAAATgacaatgaaaaaaaaaaaaatataaaagaaatattatttaatttattagcAAATAGAGGTCGAGGAAAATCTGCTACTTTAGGattaattttatctttaagtatatattttaattacagtaatattattacttgTTCAGGTAATAATGATAGTGTTCATACgatttttgaatttttagataaagggttaaatatattaggaTATAACGAATTTAAagattatgaaaaaatatatgttaatggaaaaataaaagaaataattatatttaaaaatataaaatatttaaaacaaaaaatcaGATACTTAGATATaattgaaaatgataatattccAAATTGTGAACTTATGATTATAGACGAAGCTGCATGTATACCTAtagatattttaaaaaataaaataaaaggtGAAATTACTATTTTGTCTACTACATTAAATGGATATGAAGGAACAGGAAAAACGTTTACttttaaattgttaaaacaattaaaaaaaaaattcgtAACACAATTAACATATGATGATTTTAAACAaatcaaatatttatattttgataaagCTTTTATAGATATAACTTTAAAAAGTCCAATTAGATATAGTTATGATGATCAAGTTGAAAATTggttaaataattttttatgtttaaatTGTAATGAAACATTtagtattaaaaataatttattatccTCTCCATCCAAATGTcagttattttttgttaataaaaatgtatttaaaaattataaccAAACTAGCGAaaatcttttaaaaaaaattatgaccCTGTTCATAACTTctcattataaaaatacaccAAACGATTTAATTATGATATTAGATTCACAACAACATCATTTATTTGTCCTCATAAGTTCATCAATCGATACAAATACAATATctgttaataatattgatcAAATAGATATTTATGGTGTTATTCATTGCTCTATTGATGGAATAATAGATcaatcaaaaataaaaaagatagTTAAAGTTGAAGATATTTCTCAAATTgtgaaagaaaaaaaaaatatgactGTTCAGGATGGCAATAACGAAAATGCCAAACAAAATGATGGTGATGATGAACAGGAGGTAACGggaaatgatgaaaatagcAATGTAATAAGTAATCATATgctaaaaaatgaaattgaAGGAAATTTAATACCATATATAATTAGcgattattttaattactatttttacaaCTATATAGGAATCAGAATAGTTAGAATATCTATTCATCCATCCATGCAAAACTTAAATTACGGTTCAGAACTTTTAAAGAAAgtttatgaatattataGTTTGTACAACGACCCAAAgcgaaatattattaacagTACAGAAAacgaaaaagaaaatgtcATATTTTGTCAATGTTCAGGCgaaacaatatattttgataataaattaaaaagaataGATTATATTGGTACATGCTTTGGCCTAACTAAaaatcttttaattttttggaaaaaaaataattatattcctgtatatttaaaacaacaaaaaaatgaaataactGGAGAATTTAGTGCATTAATGTTAAGACATATAAATCCTAAactcaaaaatatatttataactttttattatgacTTTGTCAGAActttttgtaatttattACCTTATTCCTTTAAAAGATTAGAAtctttcataatatataatttgttaaatgataattacAATTTATTATCTAACCCCCCTCGTGTTAGTCGAATAAATGATTTGAAACAAGTTATTCAAAAAgaagatgaaaatattagcataaatgaaaaaactCAGAAAACGAGAGATGATGATtctgaagaaaatatagacCTCGAAAATAATGACATAATAACTTCattttataacaaaaaagaaaaattaaatgaagaaaatattttttattttttccatgcAAATGATATATGTAGGTTAAAAAGATATGTATTAGAAAGTAGAAGTTCACAAGAATTGTTATATTTGATGGATACAATAGCTAaacttatattatttaaaaaagtgaaaattGATTTAAGCATATTAGAGTATACGATTCTATATGCTGTTtcttttcaaaaaaaaacatttgcTGAAATATCGGACGAAATCCAAATTAATATCAATCAAACAAATGCTATTTTTaggaaaataattcatCGTTTCTACAATTACATAAAT GCCATAATGGAAAAGCAAATCGAAAAAGAGGTCAATGAAGAATTTGagcaaaaattaaaaaaaaaaaaaaaacggcTCGCAAATTCTGAACTCCCATCAAATGAATATGCAGAAGAATTAGAACAAAattctaataatataaaaaagaaacaaaaaaaagaaaaaatggcACTCATTCAAC